The following nucleotide sequence is from Sulfurospirillum arsenophilum NBRC 109478.
CGCTTCAGAAATACGACGTGCGGCTTCTTCAACAACACCTTCGATGACTACACTAAATGCACCTGCTTCCTCGACAGCTTTAGCATCTTCGATCAATGCAAGTATATCTTCTTCGCTGCGTCCACGTACTTTATAACCACCTTCTGAACGTACATACTGAGGCATAAGTCCAATGTGCCCCATAACAGCAATAGAGTTTTGGGTCAGTGCCCTAATAATATGAGCCCGACTCACACCACCTTCGATTTTAACAGCATGTGCATTGGTTTGGCTGTATACAAGCGAGGCATTATGCAATGCCATCTTTTCATCCGTATACGTACCAAAAGGCATATCGCAAACGATAAAGGTCTCTTTAGCACCTGCACACACTGCTTTAGTGTGGTACAACATTACTTCTATGCTGGCTGAAAGTGTATCTGGCTTGGCATTGAAACTCATATTAAGGCTATCGCCAACAAGAATGATGTCAACTCTTTGATCGAACAAAGAAGCAAAAAGTGCATCATAAGCTGTAATGACAGTAAGGGGTGTTTGTCCCTTGTGTTGTTTAATAGATGTAATTGTTTTCATGGAGGAATTATACCCTCTTTTTTTACATCTAAGACAAGGATAATTTATAAAAAACATGGTACAATGAGCAACTTCGGAGGTAAGCAACATGGGTGTTTTGGCACAATTGGAAGTTGATTTTGACATCGAAATTGTAGGAGACTTTATCTCTCACTATGCCATTATGTGTGAAAATATGGAGCCTCTGATTATTGGGCTCGGTAGAAAAGAGCGTTATCCTGAAAATATTGGAGATCTTTTTCGCATTTTTCACAATATGAAATCAGCCGCAGGATTTTTAAAACTCGATCCTATTATAAAATTGGCGGTATTGTGCGAAGATATTGTTGAAGAAGCACGTGTATTGCAAGGCCCTGCAAGCGAAGAGTTTATTGATTGGTTGCTTCTTGTAAGCGATCAGTTTGAAAAATACCGAAAAGATGTCGAAAATGACGCGCCATTTTTCACGGTTCTAAATCCCTTAATTATAAAAGTACCTCATACGTTGGAGAAAGAGTGAAGCAATTAGTTGCCTATATTACGGCGGGTTTTCCCGATAAAAATTTTTCATTAGATTTAGTCTCTGCCCTCAAAGAGTCAGGTGTGGACAAGCTAGAGCTGGGTATTCCTTTCTCAGACCCAGTTGCCGATGGCCCTATCATTGAGGTTGCTAACTTACATGCACTACAGAATGGTTTTAAGATGGAGACACTTTTTGAAATCTCCTCAATAGTCGCTCCTCAAATTGATACCTATTGGATGGGTTATTTTAATCCTTTTTATCACAAAGGTGTCGAAACATTTGCACAAAAAGCAGTACAATTTGGTGTGAAAGGGTTTATTATTCCTGACCTTCCGCATGAAGAAGCGACTCCTTATGTTCCTTTAATGGATCAGTACAACCTTTCGCTTATCAGTTTTGTAGCACCAACGGATAGTAAAGAGCGTATAGCCAAAGTGGTTAAAGATGCCAAAGGATTTATCTATTTAGTAGCGTATGCAGGTATTACGGGAGCACATGCGAGTGAAGATCTAACGAAAACTATTCAAGCGATTAAAGAGAAGAGTAACACACCTTTGTTTGTAGGTTTTGGGGTGAATGAAAAAACAGCAAAAGAGCGTGCTCGTGGCGTTGATGGTGTTATTGTGGGAAGTGCTTTTGTGGAAGTCTTGCTCAATGAAAATTTAAGTGCAACGGAGAAAATCGCAACCATTGCACAAAAAGCAAAAATTATTAAAGAAAAAATTAACGCATAATCTATTCATTCATACAGTGGCACTTTTAGGTGTCACTGTTTCTTTTGTGTTGGTTCATCTGGTTGTCTGAGTTTTTCAAGAAGTTTTTCAAAAGGCTCTTTTGCCAAAATATCTGCAAATTGCGTACGATACGCTTGAATAATACTTACTCCTAAAACATCAACATCATAAATCATCCAGCTATTATTTTTATCTCTGTAAAATTTATAAATGATCTCATACACTTCACTGTTTTTCATCAGGTGAGTGGTCAAGTGAATACGTGCATCTTTTATTTTTTCCAAATTTTTAATAACAATCTTCTCATCCGTATAAAGATCGAGTTTTTCCATATACGATATTTTGAGCTTTTGCTCAAAGAGTTTGGTGAATTCAGTTTGCTTAGAAGATGAAAGTGATGCCCACTGTTTCCCTCCAATGGCAAGTTGTGACATCAAAGTATAATCAAAGATAGAATCAAAAATCACAAAAAGTTTCTCTGATCTTTCAGGTTTTTGAAGTTTTTTATCACGCAAAATAGTGGTTGCAAGATCAATATTGTTTTGCATATAAGTCGAGATATCATGTTCTTCTATGGCTACGAGAGAATGTGAACATAAGAATGTTAAGAACACTAAGGCAAGAATTCGTTTCATGGTATTATTCACTTATGAGTTTATTTCTTCTTGTTTCGTAAAAATTACGCAAGAAAGGATAGAGTTCGATGGCATCTTTTTTAAAGTTATCGTACTCTTTTACATGTAAAGAGGTTTTATTGACGGTATACAGTGCTGTAGTTGCAAGAGATTCTTCTGTACTATCCAGCAAATTTGCATCACGTGCTTTGACGTAATTGATTGGATTAAGCCACATATCACCAGCAAGTCCAGCAATATCACGGACATTTGATGGACCAAATAGTGGAAGAACAACGTGAAAACCATTACCAACGCCATAATACCCAAGTGTTTGTCCTAAATCTTCATCATGTGCTTTAATGCCCAATTCTTCGCCTGCTACATCCCTAAAGCCTAAAATTCCCATGGTTGAGTTGAGTACAAAACGTTCAGTTTCTTCCCAGCTATTGTAAAATTTTAGTTGCAAAAGGTTGTTTACAAAACGGATAGGAAAAAATAGATTATCAAAAAAGTTAGCAATACCATTGCGTGCCATTTGAGGCATGACATAAGCGTAACCTTGTGCTGTTGGCCTGAGAAGGTATTCGTAAAAATTATCGTTAAAGGTTGTCATAATTTCGTTATAACCGCTGAGTGGATCAAAAAGATTTCCATTGTCTTTTGCATTAAACTCCGCTTCAAAATCATCATTGGCATATGAGGTCGTTCCAATATATTCACTTGCGCAAAGGAACGAAAAGCTCAATAAACAGGCTAAGAGTAAACGCAAAATATCACCTCTGTCTTTTTTAAATTTGCGCAATTATAGGCTTTTTTTGATTTAAAGTAAATAAAGGTATGTAAATAGAACTTATATTTAGATTAAAACAAGCAAAATTTAATCTTATTTTGACTATAATCACCGTCCAAATCTCACACACACCAATCCTTATACGGTTGCAGGTAACCCTGTTGATGGGTGTGGAGGCTAAACCAAAAAAAACACAAGGAGCGCTTCATGGTAACCATGAAAGATCTATTAGAATGCGGTGTACACTTCGGACACCAAACAAGACGTTGGAATCCAAAGATGAAAAAGTTCATCTTCGGTGAGAGAAAAAACATCTATATCGTAGATTTACAAAAAACACTACGTTATTTTAGATATACGTACAATGTTGTTAAAGATGCAGCAGCAGAAGGCAAAACAATGCTTTTCGTTGGTACAAAAAAACAAGCAAGTCAAGCGATTAAAGAGTACGCAGAAAAATGCGGTATGCCATATGTTAACCACAGATGGTTAGGCGGAATGCTTACAAACTACCAAACAATCAGACAATCAATTCGTAAACTTGACATCATCGAGAAAATGGAAGAAGATGGACAAATTGACCTTCTTACTAAAAAAGAAGCGTTAATGCTTAGAAGAAAAAAAGAGAAACTTCTTGATTACCTTGGTGGTATCAGAAACATGAAAAACTTACCAGATATGATCTTCGTTATTGATACTGTAAAAGAGAAAATTGCGGTTCAAGAAGCAAGAAGACTTGGAATTACTGTTGTAGCTCCACTTGATACAAACTGTGATCCAGATGTTGTTGATCTTCCAATTCCAGGAAATGATGATGCGATTCGTTCAATTCAACTTTTCTGTAAAGAAATGTGTGAAGCGATGACTGAAGGTTATGAAATCCGCTCAAAAGACGCTCCAGCAGCTGAAGAAGCTTCTGACATTAGTGAAGATGAAAAAAAAGAATTAATTAGTGAAGTAGTGAGTGAAGAAGAATTTGCTGTAGAGGAAGGCGAATAATGGCTGAGATTACCGCTGCTTTAGTAAAAGAATTACGTGAGTCCACTGGGGCTGGTATGATGGATTGCAAAAAAGCACTTGTCGATACCGATGGTGATTTTGAAGCGGCAAAAGACCTTTTAAGAGAAAAAGGTCTTGGTAAAGCGGCTAAAAAAGCTGACAGACTTGCAAGTGAAGGTTTGGTCAATGTATACGTTGACGCAAGCTTGAAAACAGCGACTGTCAGTGAAATCAATGCTGAAACCGACTTCGTTGCAAAAAATGAAGGTTTTATTAATTTAACAAAAGATACAACTTCACATATTCAAACAAGCAATGTTGCAAGTGTTGAAGATTTGATGAAAACAACGATTAATGGTACTATTTTTGAAGAATATTTTGCTACAAAAGTTGCAACTATTGGTGAAAATCTTGTAGTTAGACGTTTTGCATCACTAAAAGCGGGAGCGAATGGTGTTGTAAACGGTTATGTTCACTCAAATGGCCGTGTTGGTGTTCTTATCGCAGCAAGCTGTGATAGTGAAAAAACTGCAGCAGCAGCAGGTGAATTTATCAGAAATCTTTGTATGCATGCAGCAGCGATGAAACCAAGTTTTCTAAGCTACACTGAGCTTGATGCTGAGTTTGTTGAAAAAGAGACGATTGGTATTAAAGCAGACATTGAAAAAGAGAATGAGGAGTTGAAAAGACTTCAAAAACCTCTTAAGCGTATGCCATTGTTTGTTTCTCGCGTACAATTAACAGATGCTGTTTTGGAAAACGCTAGAAAAGAGATGGAAGCAGAACTTAAAGCACAGGGTAAACCTGAGCAAATCTGGGATAAAATTATTCCTGGACAAATTGATCGCTTTATCGCTGACAATACACAGCTTGACCAACAGTACACACTTTTAAGTCAATTCTATGTTATGGATGATAAAAAAACCGTTGCACAAGTTGTTGAAGAAAAAGCAAAAGAGCTTGGTGGTAAAATTGAGCTTGTAGGCTATGTTCGTTTTGAACTTGGTGAAGGCTTAGAGAAAAAAGCATGTGACTTCGCTTCTGAAGTTGCTGAGCAACTTAAATAAATATTAAATTATTTGAGGTGAAGAGGAGACTCTTCACCCCTTCTTTTGAAGGACATTGATGTCTTTACTACACGCACACAATATCTCCCATGCCTTTGACTATCTTCTGTTTGAAAATGTCAATTTTGAATTAGCACCCAAAGAATCAATGGCGATTTTAGGCGTTAGTGGAAGTGGAAAATCAACACTTTTACATATCTGTTCAACACTGCTCCAACCCAATCATGGGGAAGTAATTTTGTGTGATCATAACATTTACAACGATAATGATGACGCAAGATTAAAACTAAGACGTTATGATGTCGGTATCATTTTTCAATCACACTACTTGTTTAAAGGCTTTTTTGCCAATGAAAATGTTGAACTTGCTTCTTTTATCAGTGATAAGCAAATTGATAATGGTATTTTAGAGCGTTTAGGTATTGCAGATTTTATGAACTACCGTGTGGGAGATCTCTCCGGTGGGCAGCAACAGCGCGTCTCCATTGCACGCGTTTTAGCTAAAAAACCTAAAATTATTTTTGCAGATGAGCCAACAGGTAACCTTGATGATAAAACAGCTCAAGAAGTGATGAATGTTTTATTTGAATACATCGAAAAAGAGAATGCAGCGCTTCTTTTAGTGACGCACAATCATCAGTTAGCCAAACAGTGTACTTATGTACGACATCTCCATGTGGATGGACTTAAAGAGGAAGCATAACGTGGAATCACTTGTAAAACTTTTTGGTGAACAACAGGTGATACTCTGTTTCTTGCTATTTGCAAGAATCAGTGGGCTTTTTGCTTTTTTTCCTTTTTTTTCGCACGCAAATATTCCATTAACCATTAAAACTTCGATGACTTTTTTTATGGTTATTTTTTTATTTCCTCTTTTGCCAGCTTTACATGTAACGCCAACTTTACTCAATCTTTCACTCGCAATCGTTGGGGAATTACTGATAGGTTTTGTTGCAGGACTTTTTTTAACCATTACCCTTTCTATTTTGCAAATGGCTGGAATGCAAATTTCCTTTATCATGGGTTTTACCATGGCAAGTGTCATTGATCCCCAAACGAGCTCTTCTATTCCTATATTGTCACAATTGCTTTCAATGATAGGTCTGATGGTTGTTTTAGCATTTAATGGACATCATCAAATGCTTCTGTTTATCGCAGATTCACTGAGCCTTTTGCCACTGGGGAGTTTTTATCCTCAGACTAACATGTTGACTTATTTGCTTAAAGCGATGACTGGAATGTTTGTCTATGGCTTTATCCTTTCCTTTCCCGTAGTTGCCTTTTCTCTACTTTTAGATGTTGTTTTTGGAATGTTGATGAAAACAATGCCACAATTTAATCTTTTGGTGATTGGTTTTCCTATTAAAATTACGGTTTCTTTTGTGGTGCTTATTGCGACACTTAGCTCTATTATGCTGTTATTTAAGAAAGAGTTTATCGAAGCGATGAATCATTTGACTATTCTTTTTGTGCGTTAAAGCAATCATAAATTTTTTTATACTACAATGAGAGCTAATAATTCTCATTCAGGAGTGAGCATGCGCCTGTTACTACTCAATAATAATCCCGCTGTTTCTAGATTGATCAAACTTAGTGCCGAAAAAGCAGGGTATGAGTTAGATGAGTTTGAAGACTATGGCTTAGTGCCGCTTTCTACTTATGATGTCATTTTAGTTGACAATGAACTTTATGATGAGACAGCATTAGCAGAACTGTGTGAAAACATACGATGCGACTATATCATTTATATTTGCCAAAGAGGTGCTAAAAAACCTGACACCGTCAATGTCGCTCTTGAAAAACCGTTTTTACCAACAGATTTTTTAGTGCTTCTTGATAAAGTTAAAAACGTGATTGAAAGTCATAAATCAGAAGACGTAGAGGAAGATTCCACTTCACTGCCATCTTCTCCATCAACAGAAATGGAAGATGCTTTCGATATTGATCAGATTGATACACTGGAAAGCGAAGATGACATGCTCCCAATCAATCTCTTAGAAGAGAATGAAGATGACTTCAAAGAAGATGAAGATGCCAGTGAGAACCTTTCTCTTGAGGATCTTGAATTAGATGACCTAAGTTTGGAGAAAGGCGATGCTTCTTCTGCAGAAGAAGAGAGCTTGAAAAGTGAAACTTCAGTAGAAGATCCATTCTCATTTGATGATTCCGAGCCGTTAGAGGAAGAAGTAGGAAAAGAGGCAGGAACACCTTTTGAAGATTTTGATTTTGAAGAAGAGAGTCACGTTGAATCTTCAGCACATGAATCTGAG
It contains:
- the rpsB gene encoding 30S ribosomal protein S2, translating into MVTMKDLLECGVHFGHQTRRWNPKMKKFIFGERKNIYIVDLQKTLRYFRYTYNVVKDAAAEGKTMLFVGTKKQASQAIKEYAEKCGMPYVNHRWLGGMLTNYQTIRQSIRKLDIIEKMEEDGQIDLLTKKEALMLRRKKEKLLDYLGGIRNMKNLPDMIFVIDTVKEKIAVQEARRLGITVVAPLDTNCDPDVVDLPIPGNDDAIRSIQLFCKEMCEAMTEGYEIRSKDAPAAEEASDISEDEKKELISEVVSEEEFAVEEGE
- a CDS encoding Tgt2/MlaC family protein, yielding MKRILALVFLTFLCSHSLVAIEEHDISTYMQNNIDLATTILRDKKLQKPERSEKLFVIFDSIFDYTLMSQLAIGGKQWASLSSSKQTEFTKLFEQKLKISYMEKLDLYTDEKIVIKNLEKIKDARIHLTTHLMKNSEVYEIIYKFYRDKNNSWMIYDVDVLGVSIIQAYRTQFADILAKEPFEKLLEKLRQPDEPTQKKQ
- the trpA gene encoding tryptophan synthase subunit alpha encodes the protein MKQLVAYITAGFPDKNFSLDLVSALKESGVDKLELGIPFSDPVADGPIIEVANLHALQNGFKMETLFEISSIVAPQIDTYWMGYFNPFYHKGVETFAQKAVQFGVKGFIIPDLPHEEATPYVPLMDQYNLSLISFVAPTDSKERIAKVVKDAKGFIYLVAYAGITGAHASEDLTKTIQAIKEKSNTPLFVGFGVNEKTAKERARGVDGVIVGSAFVEVLLNENLSATEKIATIAQKAKIIKEKINA
- a CDS encoding Hpt domain-containing protein, which encodes MGVLAQLEVDFDIEIVGDFISHYAIMCENMEPLIIGLGRKERYPENIGDLFRIFHNMKSAAGFLKLDPIIKLAVLCEDIVEEARVLQGPASEEFIDWLLLVSDQFEKYRKDVENDAPFFTVLNPLIIKVPHTLEKE
- a CDS encoding MlaA family lipoprotein; the protein is MRLLLACLLSFSFLCASEYIGTTSYANDDFEAEFNAKDNGNLFDPLSGYNEIMTTFNDNFYEYLLRPTAQGYAYVMPQMARNGIANFFDNLFFPIRFVNNLLQLKFYNSWEETERFVLNSTMGILGFRDVAGEELGIKAHDEDLGQTLGYYGVGNGFHVVLPLFGPSNVRDIAGLAGDMWLNPINYVKARDANLLDSTEESLATTALYTVNKTSLHVKEYDNFKKDAIELYPFLRNFYETRRNKLISE
- the fliR gene encoding flagellar biosynthetic protein FliR: MESLVKLFGEQQVILCFLLFARISGLFAFFPFFSHANIPLTIKTSMTFFMVIFLFPLLPALHVTPTLLNLSLAIVGELLIGFVAGLFLTITLSILQMAGMQISFIMGFTMASVIDPQTSSSIPILSQLLSMIGLMVVLAFNGHHQMLLFIADSLSLLPLGSFYPQTNMLTYLLKAMTGMFVYGFILSFPVVAFSLLLDVVFGMLMKTMPQFNLLVIGFPIKITVSFVVLIATLSSIMLLFKKEFIEAMNHLTILFVR
- the tsf gene encoding translation elongation factor Ts — protein: MAEITAALVKELRESTGAGMMDCKKALVDTDGDFEAAKDLLREKGLGKAAKKADRLASEGLVNVYVDASLKTATVSEINAETDFVAKNEGFINLTKDTTSHIQTSNVASVEDLMKTTINGTIFEEYFATKVATIGENLVVRRFASLKAGANGVVNGYVHSNGRVGVLIAASCDSEKTAAAAGEFIRNLCMHAAAMKPSFLSYTELDAEFVEKETIGIKADIEKENEELKRLQKPLKRMPLFVSRVQLTDAVLENARKEMEAELKAQGKPEQIWDKIIPGQIDRFIADNTQLDQQYTLLSQFYVMDDKKTVAQVVEEKAKELGGKIELVGYVRFELGEGLEKKACDFASEVAEQLK
- the panB gene encoding 3-methyl-2-oxobutanoate hydroxymethyltransferase, producing MKTITSIKQHKGQTPLTVITAYDALFASLFDQRVDIILVGDSLNMSFNAKPDTLSASIEVMLYHTKAVCAGAKETFIVCDMPFGTYTDEKMALHNASLVYSQTNAHAVKIEGGVSRAHIIRALTQNSIAVMGHIGLMPQYVRSEGGYKVRGRSEEDILALIEDAKAVEEAGAFSVVIEGVVEEAARRISEAISIPTIGIGAGKYTDGQVLVWSDMLGFFQAFQPKFVKRYLEGATLVQNAVDAYVKEVQERSFPEAPYTYTK
- a CDS encoding ABC transporter ATP-binding protein; translation: MSLLHAHNISHAFDYLLFENVNFELAPKESMAILGVSGSGKSTLLHICSTLLQPNHGEVILCDHNIYNDNDDARLKLRRYDVGIIFQSHYLFKGFFANENVELASFISDKQIDNGILERLGIADFMNYRVGDLSGGQQQRVSIARVLAKKPKIIFADEPTGNLDDKTAQEVMNVLFEYIEKENAALLLVTHNHQLAKQCTYVRHLHVDGLKEEA